The proteins below are encoded in one region of Amycolatopsis magusensis:
- a CDS encoding AI-2E family transporter: MPEHTGRRVPPALRYSAAIAGCLLLVAGGLYVLGVVAAYLAPVLVPVAIALLLAALLAPAVQVLLRRRVPRLAAVALVLLGGLAVLGGLLTFVITALVQGLPALREELVRGVDAVVRWLSTGPLHLDEARVRGSFDRLLSTVTGTGGDMTTGALNTAMTAGEVLGQAVLVLFVLVFLLTGGPGIWAFLLRPVPSSLRDHVDVAGRRALSALVSYTRATIAVAAVDAVAIGIGIAVLGVPLAVPLAAVVFLCAFIPVFGAFMAGGLAVLVAFVANGPVTGLVLLGIVIAVEQVEGHVLQPLFLGRAVRLHPLAVVLSIAVGWVVAGIAGALLAVPLLAVLNAGVRSLLSTASRPAGFTGGTCAPPPPRSPAPSSSVG; encoded by the coding sequence TTGCCCGAGCACACTGGCCGGCGGGTTCCGCCGGCGTTGCGTTATTCCGCCGCGATCGCCGGGTGCCTGCTGCTGGTCGCGGGCGGCCTGTACGTCCTCGGCGTGGTCGCCGCCTATCTCGCCCCGGTGCTGGTACCGGTGGCGATCGCGCTGCTGCTGGCCGCGCTGCTCGCCCCCGCCGTCCAAGTGCTGCTGCGCCGCCGCGTGCCACGGCTAGCAGCGGTAGCGCTAGTGCTGCTAGGAGGTCTAGCAGTGCTAGGTGGCTTGCTCACGTTCGTCATCACCGCGCTCGTGCAGGGCCTGCCCGCGCTGCGGGAGGAGCTCGTCCGCGGGGTCGACGCGGTCGTGCGCTGGCTGTCGACTGGGCCGCTGCACCTGGACGAGGCGCGGGTGCGGGGCTCGTTCGACCGGTTGCTCAGCACCGTGACCGGTACCGGCGGGGACATGACGACCGGGGCGCTGAACACCGCCATGACCGCCGGGGAGGTGCTGGGGCAGGCGGTGCTGGTGCTGTTCGTGCTGGTCTTCCTGCTCACCGGCGGGCCGGGGATCTGGGCGTTCCTGCTGCGGCCGGTGCCCTCTTCGCTGCGCGACCACGTCGACGTCGCCGGGCGGCGGGCGTTGTCGGCGCTGGTCAGCTACACGCGGGCGACCATCGCGGTGGCGGCGGTCGACGCGGTCGCCATCGGCATCGGGATCGCGGTGCTCGGCGTGCCACTGGCCGTGCCGCTCGCCGCGGTGGTGTTCCTGTGCGCGTTCATCCCGGTTTTCGGCGCGTTCATGGCGGGCGGGCTCGCGGTGCTGGTGGCCTTCGTGGCGAACGGGCCGGTGACCGGGCTGGTGCTGCTGGGCATCGTGATCGCGGTCGAGCAGGTGGAGGGGCACGTGCTGCAGCCGCTGTTCCTCGGCCGGGCGGTCCGGCTGCACCCGCTGGCGGTGGTCCTGTCGATCGCCGTCGGGTGGGTGGTGGCCGGGATCGCCGGGGCGCTGCTGGCCGTGCCGCTGCTGGCGGTGCTCAACGCGGGGGTGCGTTCCCTGTTGAGCACCGCGTCCCGGCCCGCGGGGTTCACCGGCGGAACTTGCGCACCACCTCCCCCACGGAGTCCGGCACCCTCGTCTTCAGTCGGCTGA
- a CDS encoding SDR family oxidoreductase, whose protein sequence is MNLPAPTAADTAEPRTAIVTGSDSGIGRAVAVALAGGGLDVGITYHTDAEGAGETAREVRSHGVSAHVRQLDLTRLPGEADVIDALAEDLGGVDVLVNCSGTGSAELAIDMDFDTWREVVAVDLDGPFACSQRAARHMVAAGRGGRIITITSVHEHAPRVGAAPYCAAKAGAGALTKVLAIELARHGITVNSVAPGEISTPMTGQTDADPRSQERPGVPLGRTGDAREVAAAVAFLATPAAAYITGASLVVDGGMLLMGPQASSELGGHDWRTIE, encoded by the coding sequence ATGAACCTTCCCGCACCGACAGCAGCCGACACCGCCGAACCCCGCACCGCGATCGTCACCGGCTCGGACTCCGGCATCGGCCGGGCCGTGGCGGTCGCGCTGGCGGGCGGCGGTCTCGACGTCGGCATCACCTACCACACCGACGCCGAAGGAGCCGGGGAAACCGCCCGCGAAGTCCGCTCCCACGGCGTATCCGCGCACGTCCGCCAACTGGATCTGACGCGCCTGCCCGGCGAGGCCGACGTCATCGACGCGCTGGCCGAGGACCTCGGTGGCGTCGACGTGCTGGTCAACTGCTCGGGCACGGGCAGTGCGGAACTCGCCATCGACATGGACTTCGACACCTGGCGCGAGGTGGTCGCGGTCGACCTGGACGGGCCGTTCGCCTGCTCCCAGCGCGCGGCCAGGCACATGGTCGCCGCCGGGCGCGGCGGGCGGATCATCACGATCACGAGCGTGCACGAGCACGCCCCGCGGGTTGGCGCGGCCCCGTACTGCGCGGCGAAAGCGGGTGCCGGTGCGCTGACCAAGGTGCTCGCCATCGAACTCGCGCGGCACGGCATCACGGTCAATTCGGTGGCACCGGGCGAAATCTCCACGCCGATGACCGGGCAGACCGACGCCGACCCGCGTTCGCAGGAGCGCCCCGGCGTGCCGCTCGGCCGCACCGGCGACGCCAGGGAAGTCGCCGCCGCGGTGGCTTTCCTGGCGACCCCGGCCGCCGCGTACATCACCGGCGCGTCGCTCGTGGTGGACGGCGGCATGCTGCTGATGGGCCCGCAGGCGTCGAGTGAACTGGGCGGGCACGACTGGCGCACGATCGAGTGA
- a CDS encoding DUF6194 family protein, translating into MKPDEIIGYVDGLDGVLTVRPGPGDDSPELAWGDTFFFYAPDGVMPANTQPFATIVTKNYPGDEESRLDRPDTFRVNVNAGKDNFREWTGHEHREEPAEDVDHSVTDTLFAHPVYGSVGWLAVVNPGPRTEAPTRELLRTAYELAKARYQRRAG; encoded by the coding sequence ATGAAGCCAGACGAGATCATCGGTTACGTGGACGGCCTCGACGGGGTGCTGACCGTGCGGCCCGGGCCCGGCGACGACTCCCCGGAGCTCGCCTGGGGCGACACGTTCTTCTTCTACGCGCCCGACGGGGTCATGCCGGCCAACACGCAGCCGTTCGCCACCATCGTGACCAAGAACTACCCGGGGGACGAGGAGTCCCGGTTGGACCGCCCGGACACCTTCCGCGTGAACGTCAACGCGGGCAAGGACAACTTCCGAGAGTGGACCGGCCACGAACACCGCGAGGAACCGGCTGAAGACGTCGACCACAGCGTCACCGACACCCTGTTCGCGCATCCCGTCTACGGCTCGGTCGGCTGGCTCGCCGTGGTGAACCCGGGGCCGCGGACCGAAGCGCCGACCCGTGAACTGCTGCGCACCGCGTACGAACTGGCGAAGGCCCGGTACCAGCGGCGCGCCGGCTGA
- a CDS encoding MerR family transcriptional regulator: MPTLHSPDLRTAEVARRAGYSVQQVRNLERDGVLPPAARTESGYRVYREVHVRCALAYRALAAGTGPVEAKRIMRAVNGNPREAFAMLDAAHARLHTERTDLRLAEKAAEAISAEPIHDVSPADSMSVSELATALGVRPSTLRHWDTEGLVVPDRDESRGARRRYSPAQVRDARIVHQLRAAGYRIGPLQALMPQVRLGNRGEDLATALAAREASITTRSQALLDAAAALSAVMSGDAVV; encoded by the coding sequence GTGCCAACCCTCCACTCGCCGGATCTGCGGACGGCCGAGGTCGCCCGGCGGGCCGGGTATTCGGTGCAGCAGGTGCGCAACCTCGAGCGCGACGGCGTGCTGCCACCGGCGGCGCGCACAGAGTCGGGCTACCGCGTCTACCGCGAGGTGCACGTGCGGTGCGCGCTGGCGTATCGGGCGCTCGCCGCCGGAACCGGTCCGGTCGAAGCCAAGCGGATCATGCGGGCGGTCAACGGGAATCCGCGCGAGGCATTCGCGATGCTCGACGCCGCCCACGCGCGCCTCCACACCGAACGCACGGATCTGCGGCTCGCGGAGAAGGCGGCCGAGGCGATTTCCGCCGAGCCCATCCACGACGTCAGCCCGGCGGATTCGATGAGCGTGTCGGAGCTGGCCACCGCGCTGGGCGTCCGCCCGTCGACCCTGCGGCACTGGGACACGGAAGGCCTGGTCGTGCCGGATCGCGATGAGAGCCGGGGAGCACGCCGCCGGTACTCCCCGGCGCAGGTCCGGGATGCCCGGATCGTGCACCAGTTGCGCGCCGCGGGCTACCGGATCGGGCCGCTGCAAGCCCTGATGCCCCAGGTGCGCCTGGGAAATCGAGGTGAGGACCTCGCGACCGCGCTCGCCGCGAGGGAAGCGTCGATCACGACCCGCTCGCAGGCCCTGCTCGACGCCGCCGCGGCGCTGAGCGCGGTGATGTCAGGCGACGCCGTCGTCTGA
- a CDS encoding DeoR/GlpR family DNA-binding transcription regulator: protein MASPPLIPEQRRQEILRHLRHAQVLSYHQLTELLGVSHMTIRRDIAALEKQGSVEATPGGAKIATRLLREPDRADKAAADRAEKTAMARAAATLVTDSMTIYLDAGTTIQAIRPFLDGVRDLTVVSNDLATVADFCDHPSVDLICVGGRVETANRSTAGRLATLALRELSLDLAFLSSSSWDVGHGVTTPVEAKVEVKRAALAAATTSVLVAGSAKFGRFARYRVLRLDEIDRIITDGELDDEAAARIAETGTPLVRAGIDSSDDGVA from the coding sequence ATGGCGAGCCCGCCGCTCATCCCCGAGCAGCGACGGCAGGAGATCCTGCGTCACCTGCGGCACGCGCAGGTCCTGAGCTACCACCAGCTCACCGAACTGCTGGGGGTCAGCCACATGACCATCCGGCGCGACATCGCGGCGCTGGAGAAGCAGGGCAGCGTGGAGGCCACCCCGGGCGGCGCGAAGATCGCCACCCGGCTGCTGCGCGAGCCCGACCGCGCCGACAAGGCGGCCGCCGACCGGGCCGAGAAGACCGCGATGGCCAGGGCCGCGGCCACCCTGGTGACCGACTCGATGACCATCTACCTCGACGCGGGAACCACCATCCAGGCCATCCGCCCGTTCCTCGACGGCGTGCGCGACCTGACCGTGGTCAGCAACGACCTGGCCACCGTGGCCGACTTCTGCGACCACCCGAGCGTCGACCTGATCTGCGTGGGCGGGCGGGTGGAGACCGCGAACCGGTCCACCGCGGGCAGGCTCGCCACGCTCGCCCTGCGTGAGCTGTCGCTGGACCTCGCCTTCCTCTCGTCGAGTTCGTGGGACGTCGGGCACGGTGTGACCACGCCCGTCGAGGCGAAGGTCGAGGTCAAGCGCGCGGCACTGGCCGCGGCCACGACCTCCGTGCTCGTCGCGGGCAGCGCGAAGTTCGGCCGGTTCGCGCGGTACCGGGTGCTGCGGCTGGACGAGATCGACCGGATCATCACCGACGGCGAACTCGACGACGAAGCCGCCGCGCGGATCGCCGAGACGGGAACTCCGTTGGTGCGCGCCGGAATCGACAGCTCAGACGACGGCGTCGCCTGA
- a CDS encoding class II aldolase/adducin family protein, whose amino-acid sequence MSALEDLLAAGVRVVGEGLSPGTSGNLSVRDGDRILLSGTGVSLGRMRPEQVAVLDLQGRHLEGAKPSKEWPLHVAFYQRDPGHRAVVHVHSPSTVAVSCLRPWSDHSAVPPLTPYFVMRVGQTPLLPYRPPGDPGLGEDLRDCPWELRAALLSNHGSVLAGAKLDEAVDRAVELEEACRITLLTDGLARRELDADAITALARQWSSPWGTRTTLGTPRR is encoded by the coding sequence GTGAGCGCGCTCGAAGACCTGCTCGCGGCCGGTGTCCGCGTGGTCGGCGAAGGGCTCAGCCCGGGGACCAGCGGCAACCTCAGCGTCCGGGACGGGGACCGGATCCTGCTCAGCGGCACCGGTGTGTCCCTCGGGCGGATGCGGCCGGAGCAGGTCGCGGTGCTCGACCTGCAAGGCCGTCACCTCGAAGGCGCGAAGCCGTCGAAGGAGTGGCCGCTGCACGTCGCCTTCTACCAGCGCGATCCCGGGCACCGGGCGGTGGTCCACGTGCACTCGCCGTCGACCGTGGCGGTGTCCTGCCTGCGGCCGTGGTCCGACCACAGCGCGGTCCCGCCGCTCACCCCGTACTTCGTCATGCGCGTGGGCCAGACGCCGCTGCTCCCCTACCGCCCGCCCGGTGATCCCGGGCTGGGCGAGGATCTGCGCGACTGCCCCTGGGAACTGCGCGCGGCGTTGCTGTCCAACCACGGTTCGGTACTCGCCGGCGCGAAGCTCGACGAAGCCGTCGACCGGGCCGTCGAACTCGAGGAAGCCTGCCGGATCACGCTGCTCACCGACGGGCTCGCGCGCCGGGAACTCGACGCCGACGCGATCACGGCGCTGGCGCGGCAGTGGTCCAGTCCCTGGGGCACGCGAACTACACTCGGCACCCCGAGGAGGTAG
- the otnK gene encoding 3-oxo-tetronate kinase, with product MLGAIADDFTGATDLAITVRRNGYRVAVAIEDHDPGAQARAGLDALVIALKTRTAPVDEAVRTSRAALERLRQWGARQVYVKYCSTFDSTDQGNIGPVLDAVADELGAERVVVAPSLPANGRTVYHGHLFVGGDLLEHSSMRHHPLTPMTRSRIADLLRPQTPHAVAELHHETVRQGPEAVRAALAAESARYVVVDTIDDEDLRVLGAAVSDNPLLSGGSGLACGLPARESPADDWQSIPDTGRVVLCGSASATTGRQIATAARSQPVRRVDPRAAVHEPDAEVERIVDWVRAQGSGRVPVVYAAGEPADVLSEVDGQPVAPAVEKVLALTAQRLVSEAGVTRLLAAGGETSGAIVRALGVGLLRIGPEIAPGICWSGAVTDGGQEVALALKSGNFGPDDLFTSAWDRLA from the coding sequence ATGCTAGGAGCCATCGCCGACGACTTCACCGGCGCCACTGATCTGGCGATCACTGTGCGCCGCAACGGGTACCGGGTCGCGGTCGCGATCGAGGACCACGACCCGGGTGCGCAGGCCCGCGCGGGCCTCGACGCCCTGGTCATCGCGCTCAAGACCCGGACCGCGCCGGTCGACGAGGCGGTGCGCACCTCGCGGGCGGCGCTCGAGCGCCTGCGGCAGTGGGGTGCCCGCCAGGTCTACGTGAAGTACTGCTCGACCTTCGATTCCACCGATCAGGGCAACATCGGGCCGGTGCTGGACGCGGTCGCGGACGAGCTGGGCGCCGAGCGGGTGGTCGTCGCGCCGTCACTGCCCGCCAACGGCCGCACGGTCTACCACGGGCACCTGTTCGTCGGCGGTGACCTGCTCGAACACTCGTCGATGCGGCACCACCCGCTCACCCCGATGACCCGCTCCCGAATCGCCGACCTGCTCCGGCCGCAGACCCCGCACGCCGTCGCGGAACTCCACCACGAAACAGTGCGCCAGGGCCCGGAGGCGGTGCGCGCGGCCCTCGCCGCCGAGTCCGCCCGGTATGTCGTCGTCGACACGATCGACGACGAGGACCTGCGCGTGCTCGGTGCGGCGGTCTCCGACAACCCGCTGCTCAGCGGCGGCTCCGGCCTCGCCTGCGGCCTGCCCGCCCGGGAAAGCCCGGCCGACGACTGGCAGTCCATTCCGGACACCGGCCGGGTGGTGCTGTGCGGCAGCGCGTCGGCGACCACCGGACGGCAGATCGCCACGGCCGCCCGTTCCCAGCCGGTGCGGCGGGTCGATCCACGAGCGGCCGTGCACGAACCGGACGCCGAGGTCGAGCGCATCGTCGACTGGGTCCGCGCCCAGGGATCCGGCCGTGTGCCGGTCGTCTACGCCGCCGGTGAGCCAGCCGACGTGCTGTCCGAAGTAGACGGACAGCCGGTCGCGCCCGCGGTCGAGAAGGTGCTCGCCCTTACCGCACAAAGGCTCGTCAGCGAAGCCGGAGTCACCCGGCTGCTCGCCGCCGGCGGGGAAACCAGCGGGGCGATCGTGCGCGCGCTCGGTGTCGGACTGCTGCGCATCGGCCCCGAGATCGCTCCCGGCATCTGCTGGAGTGGCGCGGTCACCGACGGCGGGCAGGAAGTCGCGCTGGCGCTCAAAAGCGGCAACTTCGGGCCCGACGACCTGTTCACCTCCGCCTGGGACCGGCTCGCGTGA
- a CDS encoding homoserine dehydrogenase, producing the protein MIHSHAARGHEPVRIALTGANGGYGRTLLAQLRRTPELIPAALVEPDPAGMRRTLAELGLEAAVVADGAALDWSGIDVLVEATGQVGVGTAYAEAALDHGVHVVMVSKEVDTVAGVDLADKAAAAGLRYLPGDGDQPANLLRLVDWVSATGLEIVAIGKSGEYDLVFDPATGTVTQAGVSIDAPGMADLLDLGPEPRETLSRRAALVDGLKRSAAADLCEMTVVAMRTGAVPDREDLHYPVARIAELADIYAAREDGGILGRDGVVDVFSALRLPGEASFAGGVFAVVRTGDPVTWELLRGKGHVVSRDGRYACFYWPYHAMGVETPLTIHAAVSGAGVTPRPQPTTLLAARAVTALEPGTSFQVTGHHHEINDVAPVMVAPEDGVAPYYRLGGARLRRAVAAGGLVRLTDLEFGHQSRKEPGA; encoded by the coding sequence GTGATCCACTCCCATGCCGCGCGGGGCCACGAGCCGGTCCGGATCGCGCTGACCGGGGCGAACGGCGGTTACGGCCGCACACTGCTGGCGCAGTTGCGCCGCACGCCCGAGCTGATCCCCGCCGCACTCGTCGAGCCCGACCCGGCCGGCATGCGGCGCACACTGGCCGAACTCGGCCTCGAAGCCGCGGTGGTCGCCGACGGCGCCGCGCTCGACTGGTCCGGCATCGACGTGCTGGTCGAAGCGACCGGCCAGGTCGGGGTGGGCACCGCCTACGCCGAGGCCGCGCTGGACCACGGCGTGCACGTGGTGATGGTCAGCAAGGAGGTCGACACCGTCGCGGGCGTCGACCTGGCGGACAAGGCGGCCGCGGCCGGGCTGCGCTACCTGCCCGGCGACGGCGACCAGCCGGCGAACCTGCTGCGCCTCGTCGACTGGGTTTCGGCCACCGGCCTGGAGATCGTCGCCATCGGCAAGTCCGGGGAGTACGACCTGGTCTTCGACCCGGCCACCGGCACGGTGACGCAGGCCGGGGTGAGCATCGACGCGCCGGGGATGGCCGATCTGCTGGACCTGGGCCCGGAGCCGCGGGAGACGCTGAGCCGCCGGGCCGCGCTCGTCGATGGGCTCAAGCGCTCGGCCGCCGCCGACCTGTGCGAGATGACCGTGGTCGCCATGCGCACCGGTGCCGTGCCCGACCGGGAAGACCTGCACTACCCGGTGGCCCGCATCGCCGAACTCGCCGACATCTACGCCGCCCGCGAAGACGGCGGCATCCTCGGCCGTGACGGCGTGGTCGACGTGTTCTCCGCCCTGCGCCTGCCGGGTGAGGCCAGCTTCGCCGGCGGGGTGTTCGCGGTGGTCCGCACCGGCGATCCGGTGACCTGGGAACTGCTGCGCGGCAAGGGACACGTGGTCAGCCGCGACGGCAGGTACGCCTGCTTCTACTGGCCGTACCACGCGATGGGCGTGGAAACACCGCTCACCATCCACGCCGCCGTCAGCGGGGCCGGTGTCACGCCTCGCCCGCAGCCCACCACGCTGCTGGCCGCGCGGGCGGTGACCGCGCTCGAACCCGGCACCTCGTTCCAGGTGACCGGTCACCACCACGAGATCAACGACGTCGCCCCGGTGATGGTCGCGCCCGAGGACGGTGTCGCGCCGTACTACCGGCTCGGTGGCGCGCGGCTGCGCCGGGCCGTCGCGGCGGGTGGACTCGTGCGCCTCACCGACCTCGAATTTGGGCACCAGAGCCGGAAGGAGCCGGGAGCATGA
- a CDS encoding SLC13 family permease, with translation MSAEIVALVVFAAVFAISAIRNVHMGALALVAAFIVGIGVVGEGLDEILDAFPVDALLILLGITYLFGMARETGTIDWLVDRSIRLVGPRVALLPWAMWLIGTAVACLGTSHAAFAVVPIAMSLATTHRISPTLMGIAMSSAIVGGALAPTSINGITVATIAEDAGLPYHAGLMFGLSVGVNALVVLVAFLMFGGPELLRRSREETPEAGGGGGTAVLTTPAPPINRTQVTVLVTLFLLVAGFFTLTVLDVDVNLGVVALTLAVFLSLLVPDVGRRAVSKVDWGTILLLGGILTYVGVLTRLGAIDQLGELARSVNVPLVAALVICVIAGLVSAFASTIGILGALIPLAVPLLVAGGGLEMTGFIYALAISASLVDCAPFSTTGATIVASAAEPERPLLSKRLTAWGFAMVLIGPAFTILTMVLPQLLLA, from the coding sequence ATGAGCGCCGAGATCGTCGCGCTGGTCGTCTTTGCGGCCGTGTTCGCCATTTCCGCCATCCGCAACGTCCACATGGGAGCGCTGGCGCTGGTCGCCGCGTTCATCGTGGGCATCGGCGTGGTCGGTGAGGGACTCGACGAGATCCTCGACGCGTTCCCGGTGGACGCGCTGCTGATCCTGCTCGGCATCACCTACCTGTTCGGCATGGCCAGGGAAACCGGCACGATCGACTGGCTGGTGGACCGGTCGATCCGGCTCGTCGGCCCGCGGGTGGCGCTGCTGCCGTGGGCGATGTGGCTGATCGGCACCGCGGTGGCCTGCCTCGGTACCTCGCACGCCGCCTTCGCCGTGGTGCCGATCGCGATGTCGCTGGCGACCACGCACCGGATCAGCCCGACGCTGATGGGCATCGCGATGAGCTCGGCGATCGTCGGTGGCGCGCTGGCGCCGACCAGCATCAACGGCATCACCGTGGCCACCATCGCCGAGGACGCCGGGCTGCCGTACCACGCGGGGCTGATGTTCGGGCTGTCGGTCGGGGTGAACGCGCTGGTGGTGCTGGTCGCGTTCCTGATGTTCGGCGGGCCGGAACTGCTCCGCCGGTCACGCGAGGAGACTCCGGAGGCGGGTGGCGGCGGCGGTACCGCGGTGCTCACCACGCCCGCGCCGCCGATCAACCGCACGCAGGTGACCGTGCTGGTGACGCTTTTCCTGCTGGTGGCGGGTTTCTTCACGCTGACCGTGCTCGACGTGGACGTCAACCTCGGCGTGGTCGCGCTGACGCTCGCGGTGTTCCTGTCGCTGCTGGTGCCCGACGTCGGCCGCCGTGCGGTGTCGAAGGTCGACTGGGGCACGATCCTGCTGCTCGGCGGCATCCTCACCTACGTCGGCGTGCTGACCCGGCTGGGCGCGATCGACCAGCTCGGGGAGCTGGCCCGCTCGGTGAACGTGCCATTGGTCGCGGCGCTGGTGATCTGCGTGATCGCCGGTCTGGTGTCCGCGTTCGCTTCCACCATCGGCATCCTCGGCGCGCTGATCCCGCTGGCTGTACCGCTGCTGGTGGCGGGCGGCGGGCTGGAGATGACCGGGTTCATCTACGCGCTGGCCATCTCGGCTTCGCTGGTGGACTGCGCGCCCTTCTCCACCACCGGCGCCACGATCGTCGCCTCGGCGGCCGAACCGGAGCGGCCCCTGCTGTCGAAACGGCTCACCGCCTGGGGCTTCGCCATGGTGCTGATCGGCCCGGCTTTCACCATCCTCACCATGGTGCTGCCGCAACTACTCCTGGCCTGA
- a CDS encoding DUF5914 domain-containing protein has translation MRVSWPSDWPIQPIPPERWAAQRPTFADARATVIESALSRALDRPSGNWFVLAASRSIRADRPFGSMVAGRELVAWRDEDGEVRIGPGACPHLGAPLSDARLDCGALVCRWHGLKLSGKGGYGWRPLPAFDDGVLTWVRLDDIGGEPPLDRPVVPARPEAAASVEAVATLEGVCEPEDVVANRLDPWHGAWFHPYSFARLTVVEVPRDDDDRFVVEVTFRVAGRLGVPVRAEFTCPEPRTVVMRIIEGEGEGSVVETHATPRGPGPDGRPRTAVIEATVAGSSRPGFAVARKAAPVVRPLMKWTAARLWRDDLAYAERRYALRTKP, from the coding sequence GTGCGCGTGAGCTGGCCGAGCGACTGGCCGATCCAGCCCATCCCACCCGAGCGCTGGGCCGCCCAGCGCCCCACCTTCGCCGACGCGAGGGCGACGGTGATCGAGTCGGCGCTGAGCCGCGCGCTGGACCGCCCGTCCGGCAACTGGTTCGTGCTGGCGGCGAGCCGGTCGATCCGCGCCGACCGGCCGTTCGGCTCCATGGTGGCCGGGCGGGAACTGGTGGCGTGGCGGGACGAGGACGGCGAAGTGCGCATCGGCCCCGGCGCCTGCCCGCACCTGGGCGCGCCGCTGAGCGACGCGCGATTGGACTGCGGGGCGCTGGTGTGCCGGTGGCACGGGCTGAAACTGTCCGGGAAGGGCGGCTACGGCTGGCGGCCGCTGCCCGCCTTCGACGACGGCGTGCTGACCTGGGTCCGGCTCGACGACATTGGCGGTGAGCCGCCGCTCGACCGGCCCGTGGTGCCCGCCCGGCCGGAGGCCGCGGCCAGCGTCGAAGCGGTGGCCACGCTGGAAGGCGTGTGCGAGCCGGAGGACGTGGTGGCCAACCGCCTCGACCCGTGGCACGGCGCGTGGTTCCACCCGTACTCGTTCGCCAGGCTCACCGTGGTCGAGGTCCCGCGGGACGACGACGACCGGTTCGTGGTGGAGGTGACCTTCCGCGTCGCCGGACGGCTCGGCGTGCCGGTGCGCGCGGAGTTCACCTGCCCCGAGCCGCGCACCGTGGTGATGCGCATCATCGAGGGCGAAGGGGAAGGCAGCGTGGTGGAAACCCACGCCACCCCGCGCGGCCCCGGCCCGGACGGACGGCCACGCACAGCCGTCATCGAAGCCACCGTGGCCGGTTCGTCACGCCCGGGCTTCGCCGTCGCGCGCAAAGCCGCGCCAGTCGTACGGCCCCTGATGAAGTGGACCGCGGCCCGCCTGTGGCGAGACGACCTGGCCTACGCCGAACGCCGCTACGCCCTACGCACCAAACCCTAA